One Vigna unguiculata cultivar IT97K-499-35 chromosome 11, ASM411807v1, whole genome shotgun sequence DNA window includes the following coding sequences:
- the LOC114169246 gene encoding pentatricopeptide repeat-containing protein At3g58590-like encodes MSCHRQGCRHGQLLLHLLKRCSTILSFDTIKCLHALSITIGPIPKQSIFIHNNILSSYISLGEVLHSRKMFNCMPHRTVVSYNTLIIAYCRLGDVDNAWDLLSHMRRSGFVPTQYTLTGLLSCEFLNLSLGAQLQALSIRNGLFDADSFVGTALLGLFARHGCWDEVFSAFEYMPQKSLVTWNSMMSLLGRNGFVEECKILFHDLVRMGKSLSEGSFVAVLSGLVYSEEDLEYGEQIHGLMVKCGFGCEITALNSLISAYVRCKAMFAVERLFEQVPVQNVVSWNIVMDALVKGERPMTTLELFLNILSRGLMPTQVTFVVVIESCSCLRILVFGESVHAKVIRSGFETDVIVGTALIDFYAKCDKIISAHKCFDQIEEKNLVSWNALIVGYSNICSSIAILLLQEMLQLGYSPNEFSFSAVLKSSSASSLHQLHGLIIRAGYDSNEYVLSSLVLSYTRNGLINEALSFVDEFENLLPVVSSNIIAGIYNRTCQYYEAIKLLSLLEEPDVVSWNIVISAWARSNDYDKVFALFKHMRSTCILPDSYTFMSVLSGCTKLCRLDLGTSLHGLAIKTNLGNFDTFFGNVLIDMYGKCGSIDSAVKVFEEIMHKNMITWTTLITALGLNGHAYESVMRFRNMEMIGLKPDALALRAVLSSCRYGGLMEEAMEIFRQMRATNGMTLEHDHYHIMVDLLAKNGQIREVELIIASMPFPPNASIWRSFLEGYSMQ; translated from the coding sequence ATGAGTTGCCATAGACAGGGTTGCCGACATGGCCAGCTCCTCCTCCATTTACTCAAAAGGTGTTCAACCATTTTGTCTTTTGATACCATTAAATGTCTCCATGCACTCTCCATCACAATTGGTCCCATTCCAAAGCAATCCATTTTCATTCACAACAACATCCTCTCCTCATATATTTCCCTCGGTGAAGTGCTCCACTCACGCAAGATGTTCAACTGTATGCCTCATAGAACAGTTGTCTCTTACAACACTCTCATCATTGCATATTGTCGACTTGGGGATGTGGATAATGCATGGGACCTTCTCTCCCACATGAGGAGGAGTGGTTTTGTGCCTACCCAGTACACCCTCACTGGGCTGTTGTCGTGTGAGTTCTTGAATCTTTCGCTGGGTGCTCAGTTGCAGGCTTTGAGCATCAGGAATGGACTCTTTGATGCTGATTCTTTCGTAGGTACTGCTTTATTGGGCTTGTTTGCGAGGCATGGATGTTGGGATGAAGTCTTTTCTGCATTTGAATATATGCCCCAGAAGAGCTTGGTGACATGGAACTCGATGATGTCCTTGTTGGGGCGTAATGGGTTTGTTGAAGAGTGTAAGATTTTGTTTCATGATCTTGTGAGGATGGGGAAGTCTTTGTCGGAAGGTTCTTTTGTTGCTGTGTTATCTGGACTTGTTTATTCCGAGGAAGATTTGGAATATGGTGAACAGATACATGGGTTAATGGTCAAATGTGGGTTTGGTTGTGAAATTACTGCACTTAATTCTCTTATTAGTGCGTATGTCAGGTGCAAAGCTATGTTCGCAGTGGAAAGATTGTTTGAGCAAGTTCCTGTTCAGAATGTTGTTTCTTGGAATATAGTTATGGATGCATTGGTTAAAGGTGAGAGACCTATGACAACACTAGAGTTGTTTTTGAATATCTTAAGCAGAGGATTGATGCCAACTCAGGTCAcgtttgttgttgttattgagTCCTGTAGTTGCTTGAGAATTCTTGTATTTGGAGAATCTGTCCATGCTAAGGTAATCAGGAGTGGCTTTGAGACTGATGTTATTGTGGGTACTGCATTGATAGACTTCTATGCCAAATGTGATAAAATTATTTCAGCTCATAAATGTTTTGATCAGATAGAAGAGAAAAATTTGGTTTCTTGGAATGCTTTGATAGTGGGTTACTCAAACATTTGCTCTTCCATAGCAATTCTATTGTTACAAGAAATGCTCCAATTGGGTTATTCCCCAAATGAGTTTTCATTTTCTGCTGTTCTCAAGTCATCTTCAGCGTCTAGCCTTCATCAGCTCCATGGTTTGATTATAAGAGCAGGGTACGATAGTAATGAATACGTATTAAGCTCTCTTGTTTTGTCTTACACCAGAAATGGTCTCATAAATGAAGCACTTTCTTTTGTCGATGAATTTGAGAACCTACTTCCTGTTGTCTCATCTAATATCATTGCTGGAATCTATAACAGAACTTGCCAGTACTACGAAGCAATAAAGCTACTTTCTTTGCTAGAAGAACCGGATGTTGTGTCCTGGAACATTGTCATTTCAGCTTGGGCTCGGAGCAATGATTATGACAAAGTTTTTGCACTTTTCAAGCATATGCGTTCAACATGCATTCTTCCAGATAGTTACACATTTATGAGTGTATTATCTGGGTGTACCAAACTTTGTCGTCTGGATTTGGGTACTTCTCTACATGGACTTGCTATAAAAACTAATCTTGGTAATTTCGACACATTTTTTGGCAACGTACTAATTGATATGTATGGGAAGTGTGGAAGCATCGATAGTGCAGTGAAAGTTTTTGAAGAAATTATGCACAAAAATATGATTACTTGGACAACACTAATCACTGCACTTGGGTTGAATGGTCATGCTTATGAGTCAGTAATGAGATTCCGAAACATGGAAATGATAGGGTTGAAGCCTGATGCATTAGCACTCAGAGCAGTGCTTTCTTCATGCAGATATGGTGGATTAATGGAAGAAGCCATGGAAATTTTCAGGCAGATGAGAGCCACTAATGGGATGACACTAGAACATGATCATTACCATATTATGGTTGATCTACTTGCAAAAAATGGACAAATTAGAGAAGTTGAGTTAATCATTGCAAGCATGCCTTTCCCACCAAATGCCAGTATATGGCGTAGCTTTCTTGAAGGCTACAGTATGCAATAG